CTGATGGAGGTGGCCAAGCTGCCGCTCGACCGCTCCCCGACGGCGACCGAGGTAGGGTTCCGCATCGCGCCCCGGATCAACGCCGCCGGACGCATGGACGTCGCCAGCGACGTCGTCGAGCTGTTCCTGACTCGGGACGAGGCACAGGCCCGGCAGTTGGCCACGCGCCTCGACACGCTCAACCAGGACCGCCGCGCCAGCGAGGCGGCGGCACTCGAAGCCATCGAGATGCAGCTTCTAACCCTGCGCGACGCCACCGGCCAGTACCCGCCCGAGTGCATCGTGCTCGGCCATCCCGAGTGGCATCGCGGCGTCCTCGGCATCCTGGCCTCCCGCGTGGTCGACCGCACCGGCCGTCCCGCGCTGGTGATGACCGACGAAGACGGCCAGGCGCACGGCTCGGGCCGCTCCATCGAGGGCTTCCACCTGCTCGACGCCCTCACGGCGGTCCATGGCCCCGACCCCGAAGACGGCGTCTTCACCCGCTTCGGAGGTCACGCCCACGCGGTGGGCTTCTCCCTGCCGACAGCCGAGTTAACCCGCCTGCGAGAGCGCATGAAGAACCACACAGCCGGAGTCCTGACCGGCGAGATGCTGGCCCCTCAGGTCAACTGCGACCTGGAAGTCAGCTTCTCCGAGCTGACGCCGGACCTCTACGCCTGGCTCGAGCGCCTGGAACCCTTCGGCATGGACCATCCCGAGCCCGTCTTCCTGAGCCGCGGCCTCGTGCTCACCGGCTTTCCGCGAATCATCAAGGAGGTCCACGTCTGCCTGCCACTGGCCGCAGCCCCCGGCGAGCGTCCGCTCAACGCAATGGGCTGGAGCCGCTCCGGCGCGCAGAGCTGGGCGGAGCGGATCAGCGAGTTGGGCATCACCGCCGGATCAAAGATCGACGTGGTCTATAAGCTGAAGGAGAACACCCACCCCCAGTATGGCGGTCTCGAGCTTCATCTGGTCGATTTCGCTCCAGGGCAGTAGAAGCGTCCAAAAGCGCCCTCACGCCGGGCAGGCGGCACTTCGTGCGGTTTTGGACGCTTCGCGTAAGGGAGAATCAGAAATAACAGCCCCTTCTTAAGACTTCTCTAGAGTTCTCTAAAATAGATGCTTCGTTTTCAGTGGGATGGCGTCTTATATACTGTCTTTTGTCACCACTATGGCCACTGCTGAATACCGACGGAGTTCTTCGCTTTGGATCTGGGCAGGCATCATCGCCCTCATCACGGCCGCTTTTTTTGGCATTCGCTCCCTCACCCGCGAGCAGGTGGAGGTGCGCGTCGCCCCCGTGACCCACCAGAACCTGCTGAGCACCGTCTCGACCAACGGCAAGGTTGAGCCTGTGGAAGAGTTCCAGGCGCACGCCCCCTACCCCGGCGTCATCGATAGGATCTACGTCGAGGTCGGCCAGCACGTCAAGCCCGGAACCCCGCTGCTGCGGATGGCCGATGCCGACGTGCGCGCCCGCCTGGCCACCGCCTCCACCAACCTCGTCACTGCCCAGCACGACCACCAGCAGATGGTGCAGGGCGGAGCACTCGAGGAGCGCAACCGCTTCCAGGCCGACATCGACGCGGCCAAGACGGAGCAGGAGAGCGCCGCCAGGAACCTCACACTGGTCCAGCAGCTCCAGCAGCGCGGGTCGGCCTCGGCCAGCGAGGTAGCCGCCGCCAGACAGCGCGCAGATAACGCCGACATGGTTCTCAAGAACGCGCAGCTCCGCGCTACCGGCCGCTACGCCCCGGCCGATCTCTCCACCTCGAAGGCCCGTGTAGAGGACGCCGCAGCCGCACTCGCCGCGGCTAAAAGCAACCTCGCCGACGCGAATATCAGCTCTCCCATCGTGGGCACGGTCTACTCGATCCCGGTCTCGGAGTACGACTACGTCCCCGGCGGCGACGACCTGATGGACGTGGCCGACCTCAACCGTATCCAGGTCCGCGCCTACTTCGACGAGCCCGAGATCGGCAAGCTGCTGGCCGGTCAGGCCGTCAAGATCGTCTGGGACGCCAAGCCCAACCGAGAGTGGCACGGCCACATTCTGCGCGCGCCGACGACGGTCATTCCCTACGGAACCCGCAGCGTGGGCGAGTGCCTCATCACGGTCGATGACGCCAAGGAAGACCTGCTGCCCAACACCAATGTAACCGTAACGGTTACAACCTCGGAGCGCTTCAACGTCCTGAGCATCCCCCGCGAGGCCCTGCACATCGAGGGCGCCAACAACTTCGTGTACCGCGTGATCAATAACAAGCTCGTGCGCACGCCGGTCAAGATCGACTCCGTCAACCTGACCCGGGTACAGGTCCTCAGCGGCCTGACCGAGAAGGACACGGTCGCGCTCAGCGCCACGAGCAATCACGATCTCGCAAACGGCCTCGAAGTGAAGCCGGTGGAGTGAGCGTATTGCATCCAGCACGTCTGCTGATATCGGGGCTTCTGATCGTCGCCCTGGGTAACGGCGTCTCCGCCCGCGCGGACAATGCCCCCGCCTACCGGGCACTACAGCACGGCCAGGTGGACGAGGCCTCGTCCCTGCTGCGCTTGCAACTGGCCCAGAATCCCTCCGATGCCGGCGCCCACCAACTGCTCTGCCGCGCCGCCTACGCCGAGGAGATGGCCGACACCGCCGTCGACGAGTGCCAGAAGGCCGTCGCCGCTGCCCCCACCAGCGGCGAGAACCAGATGTGGCTCGGCCGCGCCCTGGGTCTGAAAGCTGCCCATGCCAACAAGCTCTCCGCCTTCGGACTGGCCCGCCAAGCTCACAATGCCTTCGAGCGCGCCGTACAGCTAAGCCCCGAGAACGCCCGCGCGGCCAGCGACCTGGGCGAGTACTATATCGCCGCCCCCGGTATCGTCGGCGGCGGATCGGATAAGGCCCACCGCCTGGCCCAGTCAATCTCGAGCCGCTTCCCCGCCCAGTCTCACCGCCTGCTGGCCCTTCTGGCCGAAAAGCAAGGCGACCTGGCCGGAGCCGAGCGCGAGTTCAAGGCAGCAGTCGCAGCAGGCGAGTCCGCCGAGGCCTACATCGACCTTGGCTTCTTCTACCAGCGCCACCAGCGCCCGGACGAGGCCGCCACCACCATCTCGAAGGCCCTCGCCGCCGACCGCACCCGTGGCGAGGTACTGGTGGACGCCGCCAGCATCCTGACCGATGCGAACCGCCTGCCGGACGTAGCCGAAAAGGCCCTGCGCGAGTACCTTGACTCGGGTACGCAAACCGACGCCGCGCCGGTCTTCAAAGTTCATGTGCAGCTAGGCAAGCTCCTGGCCGCCCGTGGCGACCGCACCGGAGCCAAACAGCAGTACCAGGCTGCGCTGGCCCTGGCTGCCAACTACGGTCCCGCCCGCAAGGCCCTCAGCAGTCTGGGTTGAGTTGGGTTGAGACCTGAATCAACGTCCCTGAAACAAAGTAAGCTGGAAATGGCTGATTGAAGAGGAAACAAGCAACGTGCCGAAAGCGAAGATACAGGACCTGAGATCGAGCCTCCTCCCCGCCGCCGGGCTGCTGCTGGCCGTGGCCGGGCTGGCGGATACGGCCTCCGCGCAGATCTCGCTGACCTCGGCGGTCGACCTCGCGCTCTCGAACAGCCCCCGGATCAAGAT
This is a stretch of genomic DNA from Granulicella sp. WH15. It encodes these proteins:
- the recJ gene encoding single-stranded-DNA-specific exonuclease RecJ; the encoded protein is MEARQRWVVCEPDEALAARLRQALECPAPIARLLVSRGIADAAAAQTFFTPTLADLHDPLTMLGMATAVARIQAAVHAGEPILIYGDYDVDGTTATVLLKTAIERLATPAQPARVSYHVPHRLREGYGIQNSRLAEAATDGVRLVISVDTGIRAFAAAEEARALGLDLIVTDHHLPDGVTGVPDAIAVVNPAQAGCGYANKSLCGAGVAFKLAHALLASAATTEAQRTFLNDRLLPSFLKLVAIATVADSVPLTGENRAIVWLGLRELRNPVQPGLRALMEVAKLPLDRSPTATEVGFRIAPRINAAGRMDVASDVVELFLTRDEAQARQLATRLDTLNQDRRASEAAALEAIEMQLLTLRDATGQYPPECIVLGHPEWHRGVLGILASRVVDRTGRPALVMTDEDGQAHGSGRSIEGFHLLDALTAVHGPDPEDGVFTRFGGHAHAVGFSLPTAELTRLRERMKNHTAGVLTGEMLAPQVNCDLEVSFSELTPDLYAWLERLEPFGMDHPEPVFLSRGLVLTGFPRIIKEVHVCLPLAAAPGERPLNAMGWSRSGAQSWAERISELGITAGSKIDVVYKLKENTHPQYGGLELHLVDFAPGQ
- a CDS encoding efflux RND transporter periplasmic adaptor subunit, which translates into the protein MATAEYRRSSSLWIWAGIIALITAAFFGIRSLTREQVEVRVAPVTHQNLLSTVSTNGKVEPVEEFQAHAPYPGVIDRIYVEVGQHVKPGTPLLRMADADVRARLATASTNLVTAQHDHQQMVQGGALEERNRFQADIDAAKTEQESAARNLTLVQQLQQRGSASASEVAAARQRADNADMVLKNAQLRATGRYAPADLSTSKARVEDAAAALAAAKSNLADANISSPIVGTVYSIPVSEYDYVPGGDDLMDVADLNRIQVRAYFDEPEIGKLLAGQAVKIVWDAKPNREWHGHILRAPTTVIPYGTRSVGECLITVDDAKEDLLPNTNVTVTVTTSERFNVLSIPREALHIEGANNFVYRVINNKLVRTPVKIDSVNLTRVQVLSGLTEKDTVALSATSNHDLANGLEVKPVE
- a CDS encoding tetratricopeptide repeat protein — its product is MHPARLLISGLLIVALGNGVSARADNAPAYRALQHGQVDEASSLLRLQLAQNPSDAGAHQLLCRAAYAEEMADTAVDECQKAVAAAPTSGENQMWLGRALGLKAAHANKLSAFGLARQAHNAFERAVQLSPENARAASDLGEYYIAAPGIVGGGSDKAHRLAQSISSRFPAQSHRLLALLAEKQGDLAGAEREFKAAVAAGESAEAYIDLGFFYQRHQRPDEAATTISKALAADRTRGEVLVDAASILTDANRLPDVAEKALREYLDSGTQTDAAPVFKVHVQLGKLLAARGDRTGAKQQYQAALALAANYGPARKALSSLG